The nucleotide sequence TATGGTTGAAATCGATGAAAGAGTTGTACGACTTTGTCAAAAATATTTAACCCAAACTTCCTGCAAACTTGATAATGACTCTAGACTTACTATGCATTTTGAGGATGGTAAGGAATTTGTTAAAAGAGCTGAAACTGGTTTTTACGACTTGATTCTTGTAGATTCAACAGATCCTATTGGCCCTGGCGAAGGTCTATTTACTAATGAATTCTATAGAGACTGCGAAAGAATTCTTAGTGATGATGGAATTTTAATAAATCAGCATGAAAGCCCATATTATAAGGATTACTGCCATGAAATGAAGAGAGCTCACAGTAAAATAAAAGATAAATTTCCTATTTCAATGGTTTATCAATTTCATATGCCAACTTATGCCTCTGGGCACTGGCTGTTTGGCTTTGCATCCAAAAAATATCATCCTTTAAATAATTTAAACGCTGATAGTTGGAATAGTCTTGGACTTAAAACAAAGTACTATAATACAAACTTACATAAAGGTGCATTTGCACTTCCAAACTACGTTATTGATGAGTTAGAAAAAACTGAGTAAAGAAAAAGCTTATCCATTAGTATATATTTTAATGGATAAGCTTTTCTTATATACTATTTATGTTTAGGATATAATAATGGCACCCCTCTTACTGTAAAACTGTCTACCAATAAGTGTGATAAATAAAACCCCTCATATATTTTTTTGCCTTTACAAGGCTTAAATACTTATACTTAAGTTTATTTTTTATTGTTTATTTCTTTCAACGAACTTGCAATATAAATTTGCTAATTATATAAATTAAATCACCAAAGAATTTCTTTCATCTAAGCGTAACCAACTTCACCAAATACATAATTAGGCTTGGAGGTCTATCATCCCCATAAAAGTAGCAGGAAAGTACATCATCAAGCCAAATTATTAATATTGGAAGCACATACCACCATATGCAATTCTTAAGCTCTATTTGTCCCATAAAATTAAATCTGTCTTTACTATAATCCCAAAGATGTAAACCTAAATATAAATTAAAGAATATACCTGAAAATAATTCTACTAAAGTTATAGTAGTTCCACCAATTAAGACTTGCTTCCACATTTTTAAATTATAATACCCTGGCCTATCATTTAGCCCTCCTATAATAACGCCGCATAAACCACCAACCAAAAACATCCACAGACTTGTAAATCCCATAAGTGAAAGTGGTTTAATCCCCTCATATCCTACTAATTGTTG is from Clostridium acetobutylicum ATCC 824 and encodes:
- the speE gene encoding polyamine aminopropyltransferase, with product MLDLWYSESHADDTKFSIRVKEHLYSEKTPFQQIDFFKSETFGTFFTLDGYIMMTEKDEFIYHEMITHVPMAVNPKIKKVLIVGGGDGGTSREILRYNTIEKVDMVEIDERVVRLCQKYLTQTSCKLDNDSRLTMHFEDGKEFVKRAETGFYDLILVDSTDPIGPGEGLFTNEFYRDCERILSDDGILINQHESPYYKDYCHEMKRAHSKIKDKFPISMVYQFHMPTYASGHWLFGFASKKYHPLNNLNADSWNSLGLKTKYYNTNLHKGAFALPNYVIDELEKTE
- a CDS encoding putative ABC transporter permease is translated as MDVEVLARAHGQQLVGYEGIKPLSLMGFTSLWMFLVGGLCGVIIGGLNDRPGYYNLKMWKQVLIGGTTITLVELFSGIFFNLYLGLHLWDYSKDRFNFMGQIELKNCIWWYVLPILIIWLDDVLSCYFYGDDRPPSLIMYLVKLVTLR